From the Thermomicrobiales bacterium genome, the window GCACCGCCGTCACACGCAAGGTCACATCACCGACGTTCGTGAACCGATGCGGCACACCCGCCGGCACGACCACGACATCACCAACGCCGGCCTGCACCGATGCCTCGCCGATATCGAACTGACCACGACCCTCAGTGACGACGAACACCTCTTCGTAGTCGTGGCGATGCAGACGTGGCCCATCGCCGGGCGCAACCTCGCCGAGCATCAGCGAGATCGTGCTGATGCCATGCTCGGCGGCGTGCATGAAACGGGCGACAACACCGGGGCTGCCGACA encodes:
- a CDS encoding cupin domain-containing protein, yielding MDPSLQPLVAWESLQPQNVGSPGVVARFMHAAEHGISTISLMLGEVAPGDGPRLHRHDYEEVFVVTEGRGQFDIGEASVQAGVGDVVVVPAGVPHRFTNVGDVTLRVTAVHGAERVSIEWLE